A genomic window from Triticum urartu cultivar G1812 chromosome 7, Tu2.1, whole genome shotgun sequence includes:
- the LOC125521543 gene encoding inositol polyphosphate multikinase IPK2-like — MRQDSLRRPAPHPPCNTSRNKSTRSVEAEENIQNKSHNTAISGPLCLLEKKISSFDALYIPVAASPTTPPASPPRIVGIMSDLRAPEHQVAGHRAAPDKLGPLVDGAGLFYKPLQALDRGEQELAFYTAFSAHPDVPPRIRDAFFPRFHGTRLLPTAASPGESHPHLILDDILKGLAAPSVTDIKIGACTWPPRAPEPYVEKCLAKDRGSTSVLLGFRVSGVMVSDPSGVVWRPDRSELKGTDIPGVRRMLRRYVSSVGGEDCALAAAVYGGEGGVLAQLRELKAWFEVQTLFHFYSASVLLSYDANAVTAPGGAPRVKLVDFAHVVESEGVIDHNFLGGLCSLIKFIDDIVSSDKAPPVQS, encoded by the coding sequence ATGCGCCAGGATTCTTTGCGGAGGCCGGCACCGCACCCGCCGTGCAACACTTCAAGGAACAAGTCAACTCGCAGCGTAGAGGCAGAGGAAAACATACAAAACAAATCGCACAACACGGCGATTTCCGGCCCCCTTTGCCTCTTGGAGAAAAAGATTTCCAGCTTCGACGCCCTTTATATCCCCGTGGCGGCCTCCCCAACCACCCCACCCGCCTCCCCGCCCCGCATCGTCGGCATCATGTCCGATCTCCGCGCCCCGGAGCACCAGGTCGCCGGCCACCGCGCGGCGCCCGACAAGCTCGGCCCGCTGGTCGACGGCGCCGGCCTCTTCTACAAGCCGCTGCAGGCCCTGGACCGCGGCGAGCAGGAGCTGGCCTTCTACACGGCCTTCTCCGCCCACCCCGACGTGCCGCCCCGCATCCGGGACGCCTTCTTCCCGCGCTTCCACGGCACGCGCCTCCTCCCCACCGCCGCCTCCCCCGGCGAGTCCCACCCgcacctcatcctcgacgacatccTCAAGGGCCTCGCCGCGCCCTCCGTCACCGACATCAAGATCGGCGCCTGCACGTGGCCCCCGCGCGCGCCGGAGCCCTACGTCGAGAAGTGCCTCGCCAAGGACCGCGGCTCCACCAGCGTCCTCCTCGGCTTCCGCGTGTCCGGGGTCATGGTCTCCGACCCCAGCGGCGTCGTCTGGCGGCCCGACAGGTCGGAGCTCAAGGGGACCGACATCCCCGGCGTCCGCCGCATGCTCCGGCGCTACGTGTCGTCGGTCGGCGGCGAGGACTGCGCGCTGGCCGCGGCCGTGTACGGGGGCGAGGGCGGGGTCCTGGCGCAGCTGCGCGAGCTCAAGGCGTGGTTCGAGGTGCAGACGCTGTTCCACTTCTACTCGGCGTCGGTGCTGCTGAGCTACGACGCCAACGCGGTGACCGCGCCCGGCGGCGCGCCGAGGGTCAAGCTGGTGGACTTCGCGCATGTGGTGGAGAGCGAGGGGGTGATCGACCACAACTTCTTGGGCGGCCTCTGCTCCCTCATCAAGTTCATAGACGACATTGTCTCTTCTGACAAGGCGCCTCCGGTTCAGTCTTGA